The following DNA comes from Acholeplasma equirhinis.
CAAAATCTCTACAAATTTTTCTAAATTCAGCACGTGTTAATTCTTTTCTATTAACACCTTTTTTTGTTACTTCGTTTTCAATTGGAAGACCATGTGTATCCCATCCAGGTACATATGGGACATAATAACCAGACATTGTTTTAGATCTTAAAACGAAGTCTTTAAGTGTTTTTTGGAATGCATGTCCAATATGAATGTTTCCATTTGCATATGGTGGACCATCATGTAAAACAAATGGTGTATTGTCCTTATTCTTCTCTAATACTTTTTTATATAATTCAATTTCTTCCCATCGTTTTTGTAACATTGGTTCTTTAGTGCCTAAATTACCTTTCATCTCAAAATCAGTTTTAGGCATTCTTAAGGTATCTTTGTATTCCATAAATTTCCTCCTAGATATATAAAAAATCGTCCTTAAAAATAATTCTAAGGACGAATAAAATTCGCGGTACCACCTTAGTTCGTGTAAAAAATACACGCACTCAATTGATTTATTTGTTTACTCATAGATGATAATCAACTAAGTTCTTATATAAGGCTTACACCATCCCTTACTCGCTTTGAAAGAATACTTAATTGACCGTGTTCTAATCAATGTAAACTATTAAATTAATTTAAATTGGTTCTAAGCCAATCTTCAACGCTACCATCTTGATATAATTCTTGGTTACCAAATAGGTAAGTTGTTTCATTAATTTCAACAATGTGACCAGAGATTGCATAGACAACACCTGACATAAAAGCAATGACTTTATTCGCTCTATCAATATGTAGTCTTTCAAAATTAAGAATAAGTGGTGAACCTGCCATCATTTGACGAGCAAGATCAGTCACATATGCATCATCATCACTATTCAATTGTTCCATAATGATTTTCTCTGCTGTTAAAGTTTCAACTTTAACTTGTTTTTTCTTAAATAACC
Coding sequences within:
- the sepF gene encoding cell division protein SepF, which encodes MGLFKKKQVKVETLTAEKIIMEQLNSDDDAYVTDLARQMMAGSPLILNFERLHIDRANKVIAFMSGVVYAISGHIVEINETTYLFGNQELYQDGSVEDWLRTNLN